Within Gloeocapsa sp. PCC 73106, the genomic segment TTGCTTTATAGTCTTTCCACGTACAACCCACTCCCTTGGCTTCGCTCCTCAGTCTTACTTTCCCCCCATCGACACTAATTTCGGCGATTTTCGCTTCACAGTTTTCGACTGGGAATTGATACTTATGTACTAATCTTTGTTGGGTTTTTTCACTCACTTTCATACCTGTATAAACCCAGATATCTTTCGCCGCATTTTGATACGATACATTCGCACTCGCTCTCAAGCAACACTTTTGCAAGCTTGGACTAATTTGTTGATAATTGCTTAAATCCAACTTCGCCGCTTGCTTTTCTGTAATTGGTAAATTTCCAATAATACTTTTTAGCGATCGCCTTCTACCTGTGCTTGTTCCTGTGGTTTCTTTGAGAAAAAAACTCCTATCTGTGGGGTGATATACTCCAAGGTTTGAGCTCTAATAGTTTCTTCAATTGCTTCTAAGTTTTGTAATTGGCCATCTTTAGCTTCTTGATAGAGAATTTTGGCTATTTTTTCTACATAGTAGTTGAGTTTTTCTTGTTGTTCAGGTTTCATGGCTGGAATATTTCCTGGTTAAGTTTGAAGCTAACTTTATACTCTACACATATCTATTTTTTTGTCAATAGTACAGGTGTTCTAACAAACTTGACTTGCTCCC encodes:
- a CDS encoding ISKra4-like element ISGlsp1 family transposase (programmed frameshift) — translated: MKPEQQEKLNYYVEKIAKILYQEAKDGQLQNLEAIEETIRAQTLEYITPQIGGFFLKETTGTSTGRRRSLKSIIGNLPITEKQAAKLDLSNYQQISPSLQKCCLRASANVSYQNAAKDIWVYTGMKVSEKTQQRLVHKYQFPVENCEAKIAEISVDGGKVRLRSEAKGVGCTWKDYKAICVNQTHRKAWFGENEQLVTWVNQQEMEDLVTCVGDGHPGIWNLVSGFDYPGENREILDWYHLIENLHKVGGSQKRLKQAENLLWQGDVSKTIELLKPLKQKQAHNFGNYLEKHRHRIINYSYYQAEEICAIGSGAVESTVKQIDRRLKISGAQWKKENVPQVLKHRCAYLNNSL